A section of the Sporomusaceae bacterium FL31 genome encodes:
- the yqfC gene encoding hypothetical protein translates to MQSRKRGRLQRLAGLLEIPQDIVMDLPRITMLGNKQLLIENHKGIIEYTSSLIRIKLNQGELIVTGTDLTLGNLQVEQILVEGTVGELKYDP, encoded by the coding sequence ATGCAATCGCGAAAACGAGGTCGTCTACAAAGACTAGCCGGTCTGCTCGAGATACCGCAAGATATTGTGATGGATTTACCCCGAATCACCATGCTGGGCAATAAGCAGTTACTAATAGAAAATCATAAAGGCATTATTGAATATACATCTTCCCTGATACGAATAAAACTAAATCAGGGGGAACTCATCGTTACTGGTACTGATCTCACTTTAGGGAATTTACAAGTGGAACAAATTCTAGTGGAGGGTACGGTGGGGGAATTAAAGTATGACCCATAA
- a CDS encoding sporulation protein YqfD gives MTHNITNYVHGAVRLKVSGLMPEKFINLCVSQNILLWNISKRSSDLFVWMRLDDFFAIRPIVQKSRTRVTIVRRYGLPFAAKRLKKRKILLIGPILFFLALNTLASYIWFVDIHGVKSLPSDRIKEIAFQQGLKPGTLKSNINTKHIENEILVNVPEVAWISVDFVGTRAVIEVVEKTISKQDDKSPAHIIAGKDGVVTEVIILAGQSTLKKGDTVKKGDLLIKGFAPEPHQEITTQPPIISVPPQLIKAKGIVKARVWYESYGETELSKAVHHQTGRQQMGVLLKIGSNEIVLKKAQPEMFSLYDQEVIHKKLPLWRNSDFTVESNIDIFHELDTTWSEITIEEARDNAKSKALAQIQNLIPESAQILSRRIELINTAEPNLVRVKATIETEEDIGQSITISQQ, from the coding sequence ATGACCCATAATATAACTAACTATGTTCATGGTGCTGTTCGACTAAAAGTGAGTGGTCTTATGCCAGAGAAGTTTATTAATTTATGTGTTTCCCAGAACATTCTCTTATGGAATATAAGCAAAAGAAGTTCAGATCTGTTCGTCTGGATGCGATTAGATGATTTTTTTGCAATTAGACCAATTGTGCAGAAAAGCCGCACTCGAGTCACCATTGTACGACGCTATGGGTTGCCGTTTGCGGCGAAGCGGCTGAAAAAACGTAAAATTTTATTAATAGGGCCAATCCTTTTTTTCTTGGCTCTTAATACGTTAGCTTCGTATATTTGGTTTGTTGATATTCATGGAGTCAAAAGTTTGCCCAGTGACCGGATTAAAGAGATCGCTTTCCAACAGGGTTTAAAACCTGGGACTCTGAAGAGTAATATAAATACGAAACATATTGAAAATGAGATCTTAGTGAATGTACCTGAAGTAGCTTGGATCAGTGTGGATTTTGTTGGTACCCGAGCCGTCATTGAGGTGGTAGAAAAAACCATATCCAAGCAAGATGATAAGTCTCCGGCTCACATTATAGCTGGTAAGGATGGCGTTGTGACAGAAGTCATTATATTGGCAGGTCAGTCAACGCTCAAAAAAGGTGATACGGTGAAAAAAGGAGATCTTCTAATAAAAGGATTTGCTCCTGAACCACATCAGGAAATAACGACTCAGCCCCCGATTATCTCAGTGCCCCCGCAATTGATAAAAGCGAAGGGGATTGTTAAAGCTCGTGTTTGGTATGAAAGTTATGGAGAAACTGAATTATCCAAAGCTGTTCATCATCAGACTGGCAGGCAACAGATGGGGGTTTTGCTGAAAATAGGATCAAACGAGATTGTTTTAAAGAAGGCTCAGCCAGAAATGTTTAGCCTGTATGATCAAGAGGTCATTCACAAAAAACTACCTCTTTGGAGGAATAGCGATTTTACTGTCGAATCAAACATAGATATCTTTCATGAGTTAGATACTACATGGTCTGAGATAACCATTGAAGAAGCACGTGATAATGCCAAGAGCAAGGCCTTAGCCCAGATACAGAATCTTATTCCGGAGTCTGCCCAGATTTTATCACGTAGAATTGAATTAATAAACACTGCCGAACCTAATTTAGTGCGGGTGAAGGCAACCATTGAAACTGAGGAAGATATTGGTCAAAGTATTACAATTTCTCAGCAATAA